In a genomic window of Bradyrhizobium sp. LLZ17:
- the rlmH gene encoding 23S rRNA (pseudouridine(1915)-N(3))-methyltransferase RlmH: MRVIVIAVGRLKQGPERELAERYFERFDEVGRKLGFRELNVHEIPESRARDAATRMTEEAAAISAHIPEKSILVALDERGQNLDSTIFARHLGRWRDEGAGHTIFMIGGADGLSPELRRKAKLAIAFGSATWPHQMVRVMLLEQLYRAATILAGHPYHRA; the protein is encoded by the coding sequence ATGCGTGTCATTGTCATCGCGGTGGGCCGGCTGAAGCAAGGCCCCGAACGGGAGCTTGCCGAGCGCTATTTCGAGCGGTTCGACGAGGTCGGCCGCAAGCTCGGTTTCCGCGAGCTCAACGTCCACGAAATTCCAGAGAGCCGCGCGCGCGACGCCGCGACGCGGATGACTGAGGAAGCCGCAGCGATCTCCGCGCATATCCCGGAGAAATCGATCCTGGTGGCGCTGGACGAACGCGGACAAAATCTCGATTCCACCATATTCGCACGGCATCTCGGGCGCTGGCGCGACGAGGGCGCCGGTCATACTATCTTCATGATCGGAGGGGCGGACGGACTTTCGCCCGAATTGCGCCGTAAGGCCAAGCTCGCGATTGCGTTCGGCTCTGCGACCTGGCCGCATCAAATGGTCCGCGTCATGCTTCTGGAACAGCTTTATCGGGCCGCCACCATTTTGGCCGGCCATCCCTATCACCGCGCGTGA
- a CDS encoding murein hydrolase activator EnvC: MRAPILNLLLIAGFAGASLAQAQTATPAPQTAAISPDAIKQREQELEAARARQKSAEEAQAKLKAEITSLGQDRTQLNQQLIDTAANVRTVETKIDEAEARLRTLNGREQATRASLDSRRADIVEVLAALQRAGRRSPPALLVRPEDALQSLRTAMLLGAVVPELRGRAEKIAGELGELVALRKTIAAERDQLASDRDRVRNDQTRLTALVDERQRQQAAREKDLDAENSRAITLSKQVGDLQGLIVKMEQDLQSAAKAAEKAAEAAKQAEAKAAASAKPGPGTFKDRSRTSPAILFASAKGLLPLPVNGNKIRDFGGSDGIGGVQKGISLATRPGSQVTTPCDGWVVYAGPFRSYGQLLILNAGGGYHVLIAGMERISVNIGQFVLTGEPVATMGSTSQVASILATNASQPVLYVEFRKDGTPIDPGPWWAANEGEKVRG, translated from the coding sequence ATGCGCGCGCCGATTCTCAATTTGTTGCTGATTGCGGGCTTCGCCGGCGCAAGCCTCGCGCAAGCCCAGACGGCAACGCCGGCGCCACAGACCGCAGCGATCTCGCCCGACGCCATCAAGCAACGCGAGCAGGAACTGGAAGCCGCGCGCGCGAGGCAGAAGAGCGCGGAGGAGGCGCAGGCCAAGCTCAAGGCCGAGATCACGTCGCTCGGCCAGGATCGTACCCAGCTCAATCAGCAATTGATCGACACCGCGGCCAACGTACGCACCGTCGAGACCAAGATCGACGAAGCCGAAGCGCGGCTGCGCACGTTGAACGGCCGCGAGCAGGCGACGCGCGCCTCGCTCGATTCGCGCCGCGCCGACATCGTCGAGGTGCTGGCGGCGTTGCAGCGCGCCGGACGGCGCAGCCCGCCGGCGCTGCTGGTGCGGCCGGAAGATGCGCTGCAATCGCTGCGCACCGCCATGCTGCTCGGCGCCGTGGTGCCGGAATTGCGCGGCCGCGCCGAAAAGATCGCAGGCGAGCTCGGCGAACTCGTGGCCTTGCGCAAGACCATCGCCGCCGAGCGCGACCAGCTCGCCTCCGACCGCGACAGGGTCCGCAATGACCAGACCCGGCTTACGGCGCTGGTCGACGAGCGGCAGCGCCAGCAGGCGGCGCGGGAAAAGGACCTCGACGCCGAAAATTCGCGCGCGATTACGCTGTCAAAACAGGTCGGCGACCTCCAGGGCCTGATCGTCAAGATGGAGCAGGACCTGCAAAGCGCCGCCAAGGCGGCTGAGAAGGCGGCCGAGGCCGCCAAGCAGGCCGAAGCAAAGGCGGCGGCGAGCGCCAAGCCCGGCCCGGGCACTTTCAAGGACCGCTCCCGAACCAGCCCGGCGATCCTGTTCGCCTCGGCCAAGGGCCTGCTGCCCTTGCCGGTTAACGGTAACAAGATCAGGGACTTTGGCGGTTCCGACGGGATCGGCGGGGTGCAAAAGGGCATTTCGCTGGCTACCCGGCCCGGCTCCCAGGTCACGACGCCGTGCGACGGCTGGGTGGTCTATGCCGGTCCGTTCCGCAGCTATGGACAACTCTTGATCCTCAATGCCGGTGGCGGGTATCATGTCCTGATCGCCGGGATGGAGCGCATTTCGGTAAACATCGGCCAGTTCGTGCTCACGGGAGAGCCGGTCGCGACCATGGGGTCGACATCTCAAGTCGCCTCCATTCTTGCCACGAACGCGAGTCAACCTGTGCTGTATGTCGAGTTCCGCAAAGACGGCACTCCAATCGATCCAGGCCCATGGTGGGCCGCAAATGAAGGCGAGAAGGTTCGCGGATGA
- a CDS encoding S41 family peptidase: MMRKTSVILLSAATGAALTLFVTQPRAVFIGSSARAATADTYRQLNLFGDVFERVRSDYVEKPDDTKLIESAISGMLSGLDPHSSYMDAKSFRDMQVQTRGEFGGLGIEVTMEDGLIKVVSPIDDTPASRAGVMANDIITNLDDEAVQGLTLNQAVEKMRGPVNTKIKLKIVRKGQDNPIDVTLVRDNIRVRSVRARVEADDIAYIRITTFNEQTTEGLKKEVANLSSQIGDKLKGYVIDLRNNPGGLLEEAVTVSDSFLEKGEIVSTRGRNAEETQRRTAHAGDLTKGKPVIVLVNGGSASASEIVAGALQDHKRATIVGTRSFGKGSVQTIIPLGSGNGALRLTTARYYTPSGKSIQAKGIVPDIEVLQDVPDELKSRTDTKGEASLRGHLKNDGDEKTGSQSYVPPDAKDDKALKLADDLLHGIKSSASAAPTPGSDNKGTPTDKPKAAN, from the coding sequence ATGATGCGCAAGACTTCAGTTATCCTCCTCAGCGCGGCCACCGGTGCGGCGCTGACGCTGTTCGTGACCCAGCCGCGCGCGGTGTTCATCGGCTCCAGCGCGCGAGCCGCGACCGCGGACACCTATCGCCAGCTCAATCTGTTCGGCGACGTCTTCGAGCGCGTGCGCTCCGACTATGTCGAGAAGCCCGACGACACCAAGCTGATCGAATCCGCCATCAGCGGCATGCTCTCCGGCCTCGATCCGCATTCGAGCTACATGGACGCCAAGAGCTTCCGCGACATGCAGGTGCAGACCCGCGGTGAGTTCGGCGGCCTCGGCATCGAGGTCACCATGGAAGACGGCCTGATCAAGGTGGTCTCGCCGATCGACGACACGCCCGCTTCGCGCGCCGGCGTCATGGCCAACGACATCATCACCAATCTCGACGACGAGGCGGTGCAGGGCCTGACCCTGAACCAGGCCGTCGAGAAGATGCGCGGCCCCGTCAACACCAAGATCAAGCTCAAGATCGTCCGCAAGGGCCAGGACAATCCGATCGACGTCACGCTGGTGCGCGACAACATCCGCGTCCGCTCGGTGCGCGCGCGCGTCGAGGCCGACGACATCGCCTATATCCGCATCACCACCTTCAACGAGCAGACCACCGAGGGCCTCAAGAAGGAGGTCGCCAACCTCTCGAGCCAGATCGGCGACAAGCTCAAGGGCTACGTCATCGACCTCCGCAACAATCCGGGGGGCCTGCTCGAGGAAGCCGTGACCGTGTCCGACTCCTTCCTGGAGAAGGGCGAGATCGTCTCGACCCGCGGCCGCAATGCCGAGGAGACCCAGCGTCGCACCGCCCACGCGGGCGACCTGACCAAGGGCAAGCCGGTCATCGTGCTGGTCAACGGCGGCTCGGCTTCGGCCTCCGAGATCGTCGCCGGCGCGCTGCAGGACCACAAGCGTGCGACCATCGTCGGCACGCGCTCGTTCGGCAAGGGCTCGGTGCAGACCATCATCCCGCTCGGCTCGGGTAACGGCGCGCTGCGTCTGACCACGGCGCGTTATTACACGCCGTCGGGGAAGTCGATCCAGGCCAAGGGCATCGTGCCCGATATCGAAGTGCTTCAGGACGTGCCGGATGAGTTGAAGTCCCGCACCGACACCAAGGGCGAGGCCTCGCTGCGTGGCCATCTCAAGAACGACGGCGACGAGAAGACCGGCTCGCAGTCCTATGTCCCGCCGGACGCCAAGGACGACAAGGCGCTCAAGCTCGCCGACGATTTGCTCCACGGCATCAAGAGCAGCGCCTCCGCGGCGCCCACGCCGGGCAGCGACAACAAGGGCACGCCGACCGACAAGCCCAAAGCGGCGAACTAG
- a CDS encoding divergent polysaccharide deacetylase family protein, translating to MTEMTDDLSTPLGQDKPRRKRRLRLPFTAMQALAMLLGLFLAAFAGFAIFNKDPLGGEPMTRLAIRDPKTTDAKPAAEPAGHGQESKQESKHDTKEAPKQTSSGENKTVTMIDGSTGARHDVVIGGGDAADKGEAASAAPAVVAGIDSKLLEKSRYGMIPAMSGDLKPFNVYAAEADRAKAAKMPVVAIVIGGLGVGAAKTTEAIMKLPAAVTLAFTPYGSDPGKLAERARAQRHEIFLQIPMEPYDFPDNDPGPQTLLTSLTVDQNTDRLYWHLSRMQGYAGITNFMGARFVATEAAMQPIIREASRRGLGFFDDGSSPRSIAPQVAGSLAVPFGKGDIAIDAVPTPAEIDRALNKLESVARERGVAVGTASALPVSIERVGAWTKTLSDRGILLVPLTTAMLKSKSS from the coding sequence ATGACTGAAATGACCGATGATCTGAGCACCCCACTCGGACAGGACAAGCCGCGCCGAAAACGCCGGCTGCGGCTGCCGTTCACGGCCATGCAGGCGCTGGCCATGCTGCTCGGCCTGTTCCTGGCCGCCTTCGCCGGCTTCGCCATCTTCAACAAGGATCCGCTTGGCGGCGAGCCGATGACCCGGCTTGCGATCCGCGACCCGAAGACTACCGACGCGAAACCCGCCGCGGAACCGGCCGGACATGGGCAGGAGAGCAAACAAGAGAGCAAGCACGACACCAAGGAGGCGCCGAAGCAGACCTCCTCCGGCGAGAACAAGACCGTCACCATGATCGACGGCTCCACCGGCGCACGCCACGACGTGGTGATCGGCGGTGGCGACGCCGCCGACAAGGGCGAGGCTGCCTCCGCGGCACCGGCCGTCGTGGCCGGGATCGACTCCAAACTACTGGAGAAGTCGCGCTACGGCATGATCCCGGCGATGTCGGGGGATCTGAAGCCGTTCAACGTCTACGCGGCCGAGGCCGACCGCGCCAAGGCCGCGAAAATGCCAGTGGTCGCGATCGTGATCGGCGGCCTCGGCGTCGGTGCCGCCAAGACCACCGAGGCTATCATGAAGCTGCCTGCGGCGGTGACGCTGGCCTTCACGCCCTATGGCTCCGATCCCGGCAAGCTCGCCGAGCGGGCCCGCGCCCAGCGCCACGAGATCTTCCTCCAGATTCCGATGGAGCCCTACGATTTCCCGGACAATGATCCGGGCCCGCAGACGCTGCTGACCTCGCTGACCGTCGACCAGAACACGGACCGCCTGTACTGGCACCTGAGCCGGATGCAGGGCTACGCCGGCATCACCAATTTCATGGGCGCCCGCTTCGTGGCAACCGAGGCGGCGATGCAACCGATCATCCGCGAAGCCTCCAGGCGCGGGCTCGGCTTCTTCGACGATGGCTCCTCGCCGCGCAGCATCGCGCCCCAGGTCGCGGGAAGCCTGGCGGTTCCGTTCGGCAAGGGCGACATCGCCATCGACGCGGTGCCAACCCCGGCCGAGATCGACCGGGCCCTGAACAAGCTCGAATCGGTCGCGCGCGAGCGGGGTGTCGCGGTCGGCACCGCCTCAGCCCTCCCTGTCTCGATCGAGCGGGTCGGCGCCTGGACCAAAACTTTGAGTGACCGGGGTATCCTTTTGGTGCCATTGACAACCGCGATGCTGAAATCAAAATCCAGCTAA
- a CDS encoding RNA pyrophosphohydrolase codes for MARYEDLPYRTCVGVMLINNKGLVFIGRRAGGIEHVDDTHVWQMPQGGVDPGEDTWEAAKRELYEETSVRSVERLGEVPDWLIYDIPRTVAGRAWKGRYRGQRQKWFAVRFTGKDSEINVANPGGGHKAEFVNWRWEPMKNLTELIIPFKRPVYERVVKEFSALAEQ; via the coding sequence ATGGCGCGTTATGAGGATCTGCCCTACCGAACCTGCGTCGGAGTGATGCTGATCAACAACAAGGGCCTGGTGTTCATCGGCCGCCGCGCCGGCGGCATCGAGCATGTCGACGACACCCATGTCTGGCAGATGCCGCAGGGCGGCGTCGATCCCGGCGAGGACACCTGGGAGGCCGCCAAGCGCGAGCTCTATGAAGAGACCAGCGTGCGCTCCGTCGAGCGGCTCGGCGAGGTGCCGGACTGGCTGATCTACGACATCCCGCGCACGGTCGCCGGCCGCGCCTGGAAGGGCCGCTACCGCGGCCAGCGTCAGAAATGGTTCGCGGTGCGCTTCACCGGCAAGGACAGCGAGATCAACGTCGCCAATCCCGGCGGCGGCCACAAGGCCGAGTTCGTGAACTGGCGCTGGGAGCCGATGAAGAACCTGACCGAGCTGATCATTCCTTTCAAGCGCCCGGTCTATGAGCGCGTGGTGAAGGAATTCTCCGCGCTCGCGGAGCAGTGA
- a CDS encoding RNA pyrophosphohydrolase, translating to MTDQKPYRPNVGIALFNTDGRVLIGHRFKGDGPEIILPGLDWQMPQGGVDEGENLRDAAIRELWEETSVTSADYLGETDWFTYEFPPYDGPQTHRLAKFRGQRQKWFALRFTGRDDEIDPLTPRNGQPAEFDAWRWENLDRVADLVVPFRREVYQVVAKQFARFASKI from the coding sequence GTGACTGATCAAAAGCCCTACCGTCCCAATGTCGGGATCGCGCTGTTCAACACCGATGGCCGTGTCCTGATCGGTCATCGCTTCAAAGGCGATGGGCCAGAGATCATCCTGCCCGGCCTCGATTGGCAGATGCCGCAAGGCGGCGTCGACGAAGGCGAGAACCTGCGCGACGCCGCGATCCGCGAGCTCTGGGAAGAAACCAGCGTCACAAGCGCGGACTATCTTGGCGAGACCGATTGGTTCACCTACGAATTCCCGCCTTACGACGGACCGCAGACCCATCGCTTGGCGAAATTCCGCGGCCAGCGCCAGAAATGGTTCGCGCTGCGCTTCACCGGTCGCGATGACGAGATCGACCCTTTGACGCCGCGCAACGGACAGCCTGCGGAGTTCGATGCGTGGCGCTGGGAAAATCTCGATCGGGTCGCCGATCTCGTCGTGCCGTTCCGGCGCGAGGTCTATCAGGTGGTGGCGAAGCAGTTCGCGCGCTTCGCCAGCAAGATTTGA
- a CDS encoding adenylate/guanylate cyclase domain-containing protein, with the protein MKRKIAAIFAADIAGYSRLVAEDEEETLRRLASYRSVVDDFIAKANGRIFNTAGDAVLAEFPSAVDAVRCAIDIQESLRTRNMAYPPSRQMSFRIGITIGDVVERDGDLLGDGVNIAARLEGLAEVGGICISRAVHEQVANKLSVQFADIGAQEVKNIPTPVHAYMVAMRREDGTYATPQIKKVAKAAPAPNWMWPLVVGVVSVVAIGVSGFLYFTKLETSKDGSSSVAAVPSPVVTASPSPTPTTAMKAPMPMPTPTQSAAAAATPSPPAASGGKFSADSVPFISDRARGFLSNEYAASNDYKAYALNIAGFSGTGLNQPSEEAARNMALDQCQKRADAAQSPRRCELYAVGNSVVYTHGKPPMPPQPWLRHDATTEHPFASKDFPMVRDATKVRLENMFAPAAKSRAVALGPGGQYFMTLGAPSVDEATRRSLESCGALAGVACMVVAVDDNFVVPIPTLLRVTGFFHAASNSSIVADARDDVVRKLGDAMGWNAVAVGTSGRPGLGLKAADEQTAVNAALADCVKHDSDCHVIAIGPFTVGPTN; encoded by the coding sequence ATGAAACGCAAGATCGCGGCGATTTTCGCGGCCGATATTGCCGGTTATTCGAGGCTGGTCGCGGAAGACGAGGAGGAGACGCTGCGGCGTCTCGCGTCCTATCGCTCCGTCGTCGACGATTTCATCGCCAAGGCGAACGGACGCATCTTCAACACGGCCGGCGATGCCGTGCTCGCGGAATTCCCGAGCGCGGTCGACGCGGTGCGCTGCGCGATCGACATCCAGGAAAGCTTGCGGACCCGCAACATGGCTTATCCGCCGAGCCGGCAGATGTCGTTTCGCATCGGCATCACCATCGGTGACGTGGTCGAACGCGACGGCGATCTTCTCGGCGACGGCGTCAACATCGCGGCACGGCTGGAAGGCCTCGCCGAAGTCGGCGGCATCTGCATCTCCCGCGCCGTGCACGAGCAGGTCGCCAACAAGCTGTCGGTGCAGTTTGCGGATATCGGCGCGCAGGAGGTCAAGAACATCCCGACGCCGGTGCACGCCTACATGGTGGCGATGCGGCGCGAGGACGGTACTTACGCAACGCCGCAGATCAAGAAGGTGGCGAAGGCCGCACCCGCGCCGAACTGGATGTGGCCGCTGGTGGTCGGCGTGGTCTCCGTCGTCGCGATCGGTGTCAGCGGCTTCCTCTATTTCACCAAGCTCGAGACCAGCAAGGACGGATCCTCTTCCGTCGCGGCGGTGCCGAGCCCGGTGGTGACGGCGTCACCCAGCCCAACACCCACGACGGCTATGAAGGCGCCGATGCCCATGCCGACGCCCACCCAAAGCGCGGCGGCTGCGGCCACGCCGTCGCCGCCGGCCGCCTCAGGCGGCAAGTTTTCCGCTGACAGCGTGCCCTTCATCAGCGACCGCGCCCGCGGCTTTCTCAGTAATGAGTACGCGGCATCCAACGATTACAAAGCCTACGCCCTGAATATTGCCGGGTTCAGCGGGACCGGCCTCAACCAGCCGAGCGAAGAAGCAGCGCGCAACATGGCGCTCGATCAATGCCAGAAGCGTGCGGATGCCGCGCAATCGCCGCGACGTTGCGAGCTTTACGCCGTCGGCAATTCGGTCGTCTATACGCATGGCAAGCCGCCGATGCCGCCGCAACCCTGGCTTCGGCACGATGCCACGACCGAGCATCCGTTCGCGTCGAAGGATTTTCCGATGGTGCGCGATGCGACAAAGGTACGCCTCGAAAACATGTTTGCACCGGCCGCGAAATCCCGCGCGGTCGCGCTCGGGCCGGGTGGCCAGTACTTCATGACGCTGGGCGCTCCATCGGTGGACGAAGCGACGCGGCGATCGCTGGAATCCTGCGGTGCGCTCGCCGGGGTTGCCTGCATGGTTGTTGCGGTCGACGACAATTTCGTCGTGCCGATCCCCACCCTGCTCAGGGTCACCGGCTTCTTCCACGCCGCGAGCAATTCGTCGATCGTCGCCGATGCGCGCGACGATGTCGTGCGCAAGCTCGGCGACGCCATGGGCTGGAATGCGGTCGCCGTCGGCACCTCAGGCCGCCCGGGCCTCGGCCTCAAGGCCGCGGACGAGCAGACCGCGGTCAACGCCGCGCTCGCCGATTGCGTCAAGCACGACAGCGACTGCCACGTGATCGCGATCGGCCCGTTCACGGTCGGGCCGACGAATTAG
- a CDS encoding F0F1 ATP synthase subunit epsilon codes for MATFHFDLVSPEKLAFSGEVDQVDIPGVEGDFGVLAGHAPVVAAIRPGILTVTNAGKHEKIIVLGGIAEVSEKGLTVLADVATSLAELDRAQFAETISEMEENLKEHEGSELDLAIERLDHFKSIQQQLNTTAMH; via the coding sequence ATGGCCACCTTCCATTTTGATCTCGTCTCTCCGGAAAAGCTCGCATTCTCGGGCGAGGTCGATCAGGTCGACATTCCCGGCGTCGAAGGTGATTTCGGCGTGCTGGCGGGACATGCGCCGGTGGTGGCTGCGATCCGGCCCGGCATTCTCACCGTCACCAACGCCGGTAAGCACGAGAAGATCATTGTGCTCGGCGGTATCGCCGAGGTCTCCGAGAAGGGCCTGACCGTGCTGGCCGATGTCGCGACCTCGCTGGCCGAGCTCGACCGGGCCCAGTTCGCCGAGACCATTTCGGAGATGGAAGAAAACCTCAAGGAGCACGAGGGCAGCGAGCTTGATCTCGCCATCGAGCGGCTCGATCACTTCAAGAGCATTCAGCAGCAGCTCAATACGACAGCCATGCACTAA
- the atpD gene encoding F0F1 ATP synthase subunit beta has product MATAANQIGRVTQVMGAVVDVQFEGHLPAILNSLETKNGNIRLVLEVAQHLGESTVRTIAMDVTEGLVRGQEVTDTGQPIAVPVGDGTLGRIMNVIGEPIDEAGPIKFDGKRAIHQEAPSYTDQSTEAEILVTGIKVVDLLAPYAKGGKIGLFGGAGVGKTVLIQELINNVAKAHGGYSVFAGVGERTREGNDLYHEFIESKVNADPHNPDPSVKSKCALVFGQMNEPPGARARVGLTGLTVAEHFRDQGQDVLFFVDNIFRFTQAGSEVSALLGRIPSAVGYQPTLATDMGALQERITTTQKGSITSVQAIYVPADDLTDPAPATSFAHLDATTVLNRAISEKGIYPAVDPLDSTSRMLSPLVVGQEHYDTARQVQQVLQRYKSLQDIIAILGMDELSEEDKLTVARARKIERFLSQPFHVAEIFTGSPGKFVDLADTIKGFRGLCEGKYDHLPEAAFYMVGTIEEAIEKGKKLAAEAA; this is encoded by the coding sequence ATGGCTACAGCAGCTAACCAGATCGGTCGCGTCACCCAGGTCATGGGCGCCGTCGTCGACGTCCAGTTCGAAGGCCATCTGCCGGCCATTCTCAATTCGCTGGAAACCAAGAACGGCAACATCCGCCTCGTGCTGGAAGTTGCGCAGCATCTCGGTGAATCCACCGTGCGCACGATCGCGATGGACGTCACCGAAGGTCTGGTGCGGGGCCAGGAAGTCACCGACACCGGCCAGCCGATCGCGGTTCCGGTCGGCGACGGTACCCTCGGTCGCATCATGAACGTCATCGGCGAGCCGATCGACGAAGCCGGTCCGATCAAGTTCGACGGCAAGCGCGCGATCCATCAGGAAGCGCCGAGCTACACCGACCAGTCGACCGAAGCTGAAATTCTCGTCACCGGCATCAAGGTCGTCGATCTCCTTGCTCCCTATGCGAAGGGCGGCAAGATCGGCCTGTTCGGCGGCGCCGGCGTCGGCAAGACCGTGTTGATTCAGGAGCTGATCAACAACGTCGCCAAGGCGCACGGCGGTTATTCGGTGTTCGCTGGCGTCGGCGAGCGGACCCGCGAGGGCAACGACCTCTATCACGAGTTCATCGAGTCCAAGGTCAATGCCGATCCGCACAATCCGGATCCGAGCGTGAAGTCGAAATGCGCGCTGGTGTTCGGCCAAATGAACGAGCCGCCCGGCGCCCGCGCCCGCGTCGGCCTCACCGGCCTGACCGTCGCCGAGCACTTCCGCGACCAGGGCCAGGACGTGCTGTTCTTCGTCGACAACATCTTCCGCTTCACGCAAGCCGGTTCGGAAGTGTCGGCGCTGCTCGGCCGTATTCCGTCGGCGGTCGGTTATCAGCCGACGCTTGCGACCGACATGGGCGCGCTGCAGGAGCGCATCACCACCACCCAGAAGGGCTCGATCACCTCGGTGCAGGCCATCTACGTTCCGGCCGACGACTTGACCGACCCGGCGCCCGCGACCTCGTTCGCGCATTTGGACGCGACCACGGTGCTGAATCGCGCGATCTCTGAAAAGGGCATCTATCCCGCGGTGGACCCGCTCGATTCGACCTCGCGCATGCTTTCGCCGCTGGTCGTCGGTCAGGAGCACTACGACACCGCACGTCAGGTCCAGCAGGTGCTGCAGCGCTACAAGTCGCTCCAGGACATCATCGCCATTCTCGGCATGGACGAGCTTTCGGAAGAGGACAAGCTGACGGTGGCCCGCGCCCGCAAGATCGAGCGCTTCCTGTCGCAGCCGTTCCACGTCGCCGAAATCTTCACCGGCTCGCCCGGCAAGTTCGTCGACCTCGCGGACACCATCAAGGGCTTCCGCGGCCTCTGCGAAGGCAAGTATGATCACCTGCCGGAAGCCGCTTTCTACATGGTCGGCACCATCGAAGAGGCGATCGAGAAGGGCAAGAAGCTGGCCGCTGAGGCCGCCTAA
- a CDS encoding F0F1 ATP synthase subunit gamma produces MASLKDMRVRIASTKATQKITKAMQMVAASRLRRAQQAAEAARPYADKMSAVISNIAGAAAGSPGAPMLLAGTGRDQVHLLLVCTGERGLSGAFNSSIVRLARERAQALIAQGKEVKFFCVGRKGYEQLRRLFEKQIVEHLDLRGVRQLGFVNAEDIAKKVLARFDAGEFDVCTLFYAQFKSVIAQIPTAQQIIPLVVEEKAANASSTSYDYEPEEDELLSGLLPRNIAVQIFRALLENNASFYGAQMSSMDNATRNAGEMIRKQTQIYNRTRQAQITKELIEIISGAEAV; encoded by the coding sequence ATGGCGTCACTTAAAGACATGCGGGTCCGCATCGCCTCCACCAAGGCGACGCAGAAGATCACCAAGGCCATGCAGATGGTCGCCGCGTCGAGATTGCGCCGCGCCCAGCAAGCGGCCGAGGCCGCGCGCCCCTATGCGGACAAGATGAGCGCGGTGATCTCGAACATCGCCGGCGCCGCCGCAGGCTCGCCCGGTGCGCCGATGCTGCTCGCCGGGACCGGCAGGGACCAGGTTCACCTGCTGCTGGTCTGCACCGGCGAGCGCGGCCTCTCCGGCGCTTTCAACTCCTCGATCGTGCGCCTGGCGCGCGAGCGTGCCCAGGCCCTGATCGCGCAGGGCAAGGAAGTGAAATTCTTCTGCGTCGGCCGCAAGGGCTACGAGCAGCTCCGCCGCCTGTTCGAGAAGCAGATCGTCGAGCATCTCGATCTGCGCGGCGTGCGTCAGCTCGGCTTCGTCAACGCCGAGGATATCGCCAAGAAGGTGCTGGCGCGTTTCGACGCCGGCGAGTTCGACGTCTGCACGTTGTTCTACGCGCAGTTCAAGTCGGTGATCGCGCAGATTCCCACCGCGCAGCAGATCATTCCGCTGGTCGTGGAAGAGAAGGCGGCGAACGCATCGTCGACATCCTACGATTATGAGCCGGAAGAAGACGAGCTTCTGTCCGGCCTGTTGCCGCGCAACATCGCGGTGCAGATCTTCCGCGCGCTGCTGGAAAACAACGCCTCGTTCTATGGCGCGCAGATGAGCTCGATGGACAACGCCACCCGCAATGCCGGCGAAATGATCCGCAAGCAAACCCAGATCTACAACCGAACCCGTCAAGCCCAGATCACCAAGGAGCTGATCGAGATCATCTCCGGCGCCGAGGCGGTCTGA